A window of the Tiliqua scincoides isolate rTilSci1 chromosome 5, rTilSci1.hap2, whole genome shotgun sequence genome harbors these coding sequences:
- the LOC136652782 gene encoding olfactory receptor 6P1-like, with protein sequence MWNQTSHTEFIIMGFPEFPKHQFLLFTLFVSVYLLTLLENVLLLVTIWLNSHLRTPMYFFLGNLSLLEIFYVSVTMPKLFSNLLLGEKTITLGGCLTQLFFFLSLASSECFLLATMAYDRYLAICHPLHYASLMNHRICTILSLASWLGGFLASFPSVVMISNLRFCSKSTIRHFFCDLSPLLTLSCTDTSFIERLDFLAALAVLMTSLLVTGMSYASIFCTVAKIPSTKGKRKAFSTCVSHLTVVSMFYATTIFMYARPKAIGTFDLNKMVSILYTVVAPFLNPIIYSLRNRDVRETLRRALRNLATFPECFATGRLKQ encoded by the coding sequence ATGTGGAACCAAACATCCCATACAGAATTCATAATTATGGGTTTTCCTGAATTTCCAAAGCATCAGTTCTTGTTGTTTACACTGTTTGTCAGTGTCTACCTTCTAACACTGCTTGAAAATGTTCTCCTCCTGGTGACAATTTGGTTAAACAGCCACCTTCggactcccatgtacttcttcctgggaaATCTCTCTCTTTTAGAAATCTTCTATGTGTCAGTGACAATGCCCAAATTGTTCTCCAATCTGTTGTTGGGTGAGAAGACCATCACTTTAGGGGGCTGTCTCACccagttattttttttcctatcctTGGCTTCCTCTGAATGTTTCCTCTTGGCAACAATGGCCTATGACAGGTATTTGGCAATCTGTCACCCATTACATTATGCATCACTCATGAATCACAGAATCTGCACAATTTTGAGCCTGGCTTCCTGGTTAGGTGGCTTCCTGGCTTCCTTTCCATCTGTGGTGATGATCTCCAACTTGCGGTTCTGCAGCAAAAGCACTATCAGACACTTCTTCTGTGACCTCTCACCCCTGTTGACATTGTCATGTACTGACACATCATTCATTGAGAGGCTAGATTTTTTGGCAGCATTGGCAGTCCTCATGACATCACTACTTGTGACTGGAATGTCTTATGCAAGCATCTTTTGTACAGTTGCAAAGATTCCCTCCACCAAAGGGAAACGTAAAGCTTTTTCCACTTGTGTCTCTCACCTGACAGTTGTCTCTATGTTCTATGCCACCACCATATTCATGTATGCCCGACCCAAGGCAATTGGAACCTTTGACCTCAACAAGATGGTGTCCATCCTCTACACGGTGGTGGCCCCATTCCTCAACCCAATAATCTACAGTCTCAGGAACAGGGATGTGAGAGAGACTTTAAGGAGAGCCTTACGTAACTTAGCCACTTTCCCAGAATGTTTTGCAACAGGAAGATTAAAACAGTAG
- the LOC136652784 gene encoding olfactory receptor 13A1-like, producing the protein MKNHSVIIEFLLTGLSSFPEHQMLIFWAFGFIYGAALVGNILIILAISTYSKLHTPMYFLLVNLSIINVCSISIIVPKMLQNILAQRKTITLSGCIAQVYLFTLALGTELLLLALMAFDRYAAICHPLQYTVIMRKEFCFGTMAALWLIGMINSAVHTGLVLQLSFCDSNIINHFFCELPPMFKISCSDTSLNETMIFAASVFIAIGSCALTLTSYGFIVRTILKIRSTEGKKKAFSTCSSHLLVVSFYYSTIIYTFLRPASAYSLEEDKVIALLYSVVTPVINPLIYSLRNTDVKEALKKLTRKRGFLQKE; encoded by the coding sequence ATGAAGAACCATTCTGTTATCATTGAGTTCCTCTTGACAGGTCTTTCCAGCTTTCCGGAACATCAAATGTTGATATTTTGGGCCTTTGGTTTCATCTATGGAGCAGCTTTGGTGGGCAACATTCTCATCATTCTTGCCATCAGCACCTATAGCAAACTCCACACACCAATGTACTTCCTGCTCGTTAATTTGTCCATAATAAATGTGTGTTCCATCTCCATTATAGTTCCCAAGATGTTGCAAAACATCTTGGCACAGAGAAAGACCATCACACTTTCTGGCTGTATTGCCCAGGTGTATCTTTTCACATTGGCTTTGGGAACTGAGCTTCTGCTCCTTGCCCTTATGGCTTTTGACCGTTATGCTGCTATCTGTCACCCTTTGCAGTACACCGTTATCATGAGGAAAGAGTTTTGCTTTGGGAcaatggctgcattgtggctgataGGCATGATTAATTCTGCTGTTCACACAGGGCTTGTGCTACAGCTTTCCTTCTGTGACTCCAACATCAttaaccatttcttctgtgagcTGCCACCAATGTTCAAGATCTCCTGCTCAGACACGAGTCTCAATGAGACCATGATATTTGCAGCTTCTGTCTTCATTGCAATAGGTAGCTGTGCACTGACATTAACCTCATATGGGTTCATCGTGAGGACCATCCTCAAGATCCGTTCAactgaagggaagaagaaagccttctccacATGCTCTTCCCATCTTTTGGTTGTCAGCTTTTACTATTCCACCATCATCTACACTTTCCTGCGACCTGCCTCAGCCTACTCTTTAGAGGAAGACAAAGTTATTGCTCTCCTTTACTCTGTAGTAACACCAGTCATCAACCCGCTCATTTATtcgctgagaaacactgatgtgaaAGAGGCTCTGAAAAAACTGACCCGTAAAAGAGGGTTCCTTCAGAAAGAATAA
- the LOC136652056 gene encoding olfactory receptor 13A1-like isoform X2: protein MEFILLGLISSPELQTLLFGVFTLIYVTALLGNALLIFTIWTCRRLHTPMYFLLINLSLVNVFSISVTTPKLLQTLWTHQRTISFYGCITQVYLFIWALGTELLLLSFMAFDRYAAICHPLRYTVIMKKEVCVGIATGVWVAGMVNSAVHAGLMLQLSFCNSNVINHFFCDVPPLLSLSCSDTNLNETMAFVADVIFGICSCGLTLTSYAFILSTIFKIHSTEGKKKAFSTCSSHLCIVSFYFSAVIYTYIRPTSVYSLDRDKLVSLLYSVATPVVNPVIYSLRNKEVKEALKALGGRGRLLDRPHN from the coding sequence ATGGAGTTTATACTTCTTGGTCTAATCAGTTCTCCTGAATTACAGACACTTCTCTTTGGGGTATTTACACTCATCTATGTGACTGCCCTACTGGGTAATGCTCTTCTAATCTTTACCATTTGGACATGTAGGAGACTccacacacccatgtacttcttGCTCATCAATTTGTCCTTAGTGAATGTCTTCTCTATCTCGGTTACAACTCCCAAACTCCTCCAGACACTTTGGACCCACCAAAGGACCATCTCATTCTATGGATGCATCACCCAAGTGTATCTCTTCATATGGGCTTTGGGGACAGAattgctgcttctttcttttatgGCTTTTGACCGTTATGCTGCTATCTGTCATCCATTGCGGTATACAGTCATCATGAAGAAGGAAGTGTGTGTTGGGATAGCAACAGGGGTGTGGGTTGCCGGAATGGTCAATTCTGCAGTGCATGCTGGGCTAATGCTTCAGTTGTCCTTCTGCAACTCCAATGTTatcaaccatttcttctgtgatgtaCCCCCACTTCTAAGCCTCTCTTGCTCAGACACCAACCTGAATGAGACTATGGCTTTTGTGGCCGATGTAATCTTTGGAATCTGCAGCTGTGGGTTGACTTTAACATCGTATGCTTTCATCCTGAGcactatttttaaaattcattccacagaagggaagaagaaagccTTCTCAACGTGTTCTTCTCATCTTTGCATAGTCAGTTTTTACTTCTCTGCAGTCATTTACACATATATTAGACCCACCTCAGTCTACTCTCTAGACAGAGACAAGCTAGTTTCTCTCCTTTATTCAGTGGCAACTCCTGTTGTTAATCCAGTCATATATTCTTTGAGGAACAAAGAGGTTAAGGAGGCACTGAAGGCACTTGGTGGAAGAGGTAGACTGCTTGACAGACCTCACAATTAA
- the LOC136652056 gene encoding olfactory receptor 13G1-like isoform X1, whose translation MSVPIIGYAEIQNRSTIMEFILLGLISSPELQTLLFGVFTLIYVTALLGNALLIFTIWTCRRLHTPMYFLLINLSLVNVFSISVTTPKLLQTLWTHQRTISFYGCITQVYLFIWALGTELLLLSFMAFDRYAAICHPLRYTVIMKKEVCVGIATGVWVAGMVNSAVHAGLMLQLSFCNSNVINHFFCDVPPLLSLSCSDTNLNETMAFVADVIFGICSCGLTLTSYAFILSTIFKIHSTEGKKKAFSTCSSHLCIVSFYFSAVIYTYIRPTSVYSLDRDKLVSLLYSVATPVVNPVIYSLRNKEVKEALKALGGRGRLLDRPHN comes from the exons ATGTCT GTTCCCATCATTGGATATGCTGAAATACAGAATCGATCCACTATAATGGAGTTTATACTTCTTGGTCTAATCAGTTCTCCTGAATTACAGACACTTCTCTTTGGGGTATTTACACTCATCTATGTGACTGCCCTACTGGGTAATGCTCTTCTAATCTTTACCATTTGGACATGTAGGAGACTccacacacccatgtacttcttGCTCATCAATTTGTCCTTAGTGAATGTCTTCTCTATCTCGGTTACAACTCCCAAACTCCTCCAGACACTTTGGACCCACCAAAGGACCATCTCATTCTATGGATGCATCACCCAAGTGTATCTCTTCATATGGGCTTTGGGGACAGAattgctgcttctttcttttatgGCTTTTGACCGTTATGCTGCTATCTGTCATCCATTGCGGTATACAGTCATCATGAAGAAGGAAGTGTGTGTTGGGATAGCAACAGGGGTGTGGGTTGCCGGAATGGTCAATTCTGCAGTGCATGCTGGGCTAATGCTTCAGTTGTCCTTCTGCAACTCCAATGTTatcaaccatttcttctgtgatgtaCCCCCACTTCTAAGCCTCTCTTGCTCAGACACCAACCTGAATGAGACTATGGCTTTTGTGGCCGATGTAATCTTTGGAATCTGCAGCTGTGGGTTGACTTTAACATCGTATGCTTTCATCCTGAGcactatttttaaaattcattccacagaagggaagaagaaagccTTCTCAACGTGTTCTTCTCATCTTTGCATAGTCAGTTTTTACTTCTCTGCAGTCATTTACACATATATTAGACCCACCTCAGTCTACTCTCTAGACAGAGACAAGCTAGTTTCTCTCCTTTATTCAGTGGCAACTCCTGTTGTTAATCCAGTCATATATTCTTTGAGGAACAAAGAGGTTAAGGAGGCACTGAAGGCACTTGGTGGAAGAGGTAGACTGCTTGACAGACCTCACAATTAA